In Terriglobales bacterium, one genomic interval encodes:
- a CDS encoding penicillin-binding protein, giving the protein MAGGWNSNGNGVPRRLLLLALFLFLWASLIGLRLVDLQILQYGELLERAQRQQQRTIEVSPRRGVIYDRNGQELAMSVTVDSVFAVPSEIPDQETAAQLLARVLETDTGDIHAKLKSSRAFAWIARKVDAQTSQRIRALNLRGIYFQKESKRFYPKRDLAAQALGYVGMDDEGLGGIEYAFDKELRGGPGRMMISLDARRRWFGRVEREPSPGQNVVLTLDEKIQYIAERELDEAMRQTRSAAGTIIVQNPHTGEILALASRPTFNPNTFRKSSPEALKNRAVSDVYEPGSTFKIVTIAGALEEKLTRPSETIDCQNGAIYLGSFRIRDHKPFGLLSVADVLAHSSDVGTIKLGLRLGEERFDQYIHRFGFGQPTGIELPGESRGLTKPVSRWSKVSIGAISMGQEIGITGLQLVALVSTIANDGVWTAARIVAGVTREKDGLQRVLFQPAEQRRAISPETAIQMKRMMEGVVLHGTGRRAILEGYTAAGKTGTAQKIDPSTRTYSSWKHVASFVGFAPVNQPAVTVAVILDSPLGPHQGGQVAAPVFARVTQQVLAYLRVPHDIDVPRQQLLLRAAASVADDDVSEGSPDHPAWSAEPPEAGSTAAASLAPEAAETAPRTHLVATTAKPASQPDAAPPPLQAPSFPGPPANGTVMLDTEGGVVVPSLIGKPLREALVVAQRAGIELDVVGSGVAREQAPPPGSRIPAGARVAVRFAR; this is encoded by the coding sequence ATGGCAGGAGGCTGGAACAGCAACGGCAACGGCGTCCCGCGGCGGCTGCTGCTCCTGGCGCTATTTCTCTTTCTCTGGGCCAGTCTCATCGGCCTCCGCTTGGTCGATCTGCAGATCCTCCAGTACGGCGAGCTGCTGGAGCGCGCGCAGCGCCAGCAGCAGCGTACTATCGAGGTTTCGCCCCGGCGCGGCGTCATCTATGACCGCAATGGCCAGGAACTGGCCATGTCCGTCACCGTGGATTCCGTCTTTGCCGTGCCCAGCGAGATTCCCGACCAGGAAACAGCAGCCCAGCTCCTGGCGCGCGTGCTGGAAACCGACACGGGTGACATCCATGCGAAGCTGAAGTCGTCGCGTGCCTTTGCCTGGATCGCGCGCAAGGTAGACGCCCAAACCAGCCAGCGCATCCGGGCGCTCAACCTGCGCGGCATCTACTTCCAGAAGGAGTCCAAGCGCTTCTACCCCAAGCGCGACCTGGCGGCCCAGGCGCTGGGCTATGTGGGCATGGATGATGAGGGCCTGGGCGGCATCGAGTATGCCTTCGACAAGGAATTACGCGGTGGGCCCGGGCGCATGATGATCTCCCTCGACGCTCGTCGCCGTTGGTTCGGCCGCGTGGAGCGCGAGCCCTCCCCCGGCCAGAACGTCGTGCTGACTCTCGACGAAAAGATCCAGTACATCGCGGAACGCGAACTGGATGAGGCCATGCGCCAGACCCGCTCGGCCGCCGGCACCATCATCGTCCAGAACCCGCACACTGGGGAGATCCTTGCCCTGGCCAGCCGGCCCACCTTCAATCCCAACACCTTTCGCAAGTCTTCGCCGGAGGCCTTGAAGAACCGCGCCGTCAGCGACGTGTACGAGCCCGGCTCCACCTTCAAGATCGTCACCATCGCTGGCGCTCTGGAAGAGAAGTTGACCCGGCCCTCCGAAACCATTGATTGCCAGAACGGCGCCATCTACCTGGGTAGCTTCCGCATCCGCGATCACAAGCCTTTCGGCCTGCTCTCCGTGGCCGACGTTCTGGCCCACTCCAGCGACGTGGGCACCATCAAGCTCGGGCTCCGTCTGGGCGAAGAGCGTTTCGACCAGTACATCCACCGGTTCGGATTCGGCCAGCCCACCGGCATTGAGCTGCCGGGCGAGAGCCGCGGCCTCACCAAGCCGGTGAGCCGTTGGTCCAAAGTCTCGATCGGCGCCATCTCCATGGGGCAGGAGATCGGCATTACCGGCCTGCAACTGGTGGCGCTGGTTTCCACCATTGCCAACGATGGCGTGTGGACCGCCGCGCGCATCGTGGCCGGAGTCACCCGCGAGAAAGATGGGCTGCAGCGGGTGCTCTTCCAGCCGGCCGAGCAGCGGCGGGCCATCTCGCCGGAGACCGCCATCCAGATGAAGCGCATGATGGAAGGCGTGGTGCTTCATGGCACCGGACGCCGTGCCATCCTGGAGGGTTACACCGCGGCCGGCAAGACGGGCACGGCGCAGAAGATCGATCCCTCTACCCGAACTTATTCGAGTTGGAAGCACGTGGCTTCGTTCGTCGGCTTCGCTCCCGTCAATCAGCCTGCGGTGACCGTGGCGGTCATCCTCGATTCGCCCTTGGGTCCGCATCAGGGCGGACAGGTAGCGGCGCCGGTGTTCGCCCGCGTCACCCAGCAGGTGCTGGCGTATCTGCGGGTGCCCCACGACATTGACGTGCCGCGCCAACAACTCCTGCTGCGTGCGGCGGCCAGCGTCGCGGATGACGATGTGTCGGAAGGCTCGCCCGACCATCCGGCATGGAGCGCCGAGCCACCGGAGGCGGGTTCCACGGCGGCCGCCTCGCTCGCGCCGGAAGCGGCTGAGACCGCGCCCCGGACTCATCTCGTGGCCACAACCGCAAAGCCGGCAAGCCAGCCAGACGCAGCACCGCCGCCGCTCCAGGCCCCGTCCTTTCCGGGACCGCCGGCCAACGGTACCGTCATGCTCGATACCGAAGGCGGCGTGGTGGTGCCTTCGCTGATTGGCAAGCCCTTGCGTGAAGCCTTGGTCGTCGCCCAGCGGGCGGGCATCGAACTGGATGTCGTGGGCAGCGGGGTGGCGCGGGAACAGGCGCCTCCGCCGGGCTCGCGCATCCCGGCCGGAGCCCGGGTGGCGGTGCGTTTCGCCCGCTAG
- a CDS encoding UDP-N-acetylmuramoyl-L-alanyl-D-glutamate--2,6-diaminopimelate ligase: MTFRQLLDGVETLAQRGNPEITGIQYDSRRISPGDLFVAMRGETTDGNRYIEQAIAGGAAAVVSDTAETAPHAGIAWAHVPHGRQALARLAANFYGRPAVRMRLTGITGTNGKTTSAFLAEAILGAMGRTSALLGTVEYHIGPEVLPAPHTTPESLEIHRLLDRASRQGASELVMEVSSHALAQQRVFGLPFDVAVFTNLTRDHLDYHGDFEDYFEAKKFLFAGCGSEPPRLAVLNADDDYGVRLVPFAKSQGSLVVTYGIERGDFQATRINMGPQGTTFVLATPRGSASISTHLIGRVNVYNILAAAAAAVGRGCSLDAIRRGVAAVHRVPGRFESVDCGQPFAVVVDYAHTDDALRNLTAVARAFVSREGHAGRVITLFGCGGDRDRTKRPLMGDAAGRGSDFVLLTSDNPRSEDPLAIINDALVGLQKTGTRHLVEPDRRRAIERAIAEARTGDIVLIAGKGHERVQVSAAGSLPFDDVEVARETLRAAGYTLESQEAAVAGGRR; this comes from the coding sequence ATGACTTTTCGCCAGCTCCTCGACGGTGTCGAAACCCTGGCCCAGCGCGGGAATCCTGAGATTACCGGCATCCAGTACGATTCCCGGCGCATCTCGCCCGGCGACCTGTTCGTGGCCATGCGCGGGGAGACCACCGACGGCAACCGCTACATCGAGCAGGCCATCGCGGGTGGCGCAGCCGCCGTCGTGAGCGACACCGCGGAGACCGCGCCCCACGCCGGCATCGCCTGGGCCCACGTGCCCCATGGCCGCCAGGCCCTGGCCCGGTTGGCCGCCAACTTCTACGGACGCCCCGCGGTGCGTATGAGGCTCACCGGCATCACCGGCACCAACGGCAAGACCACGTCCGCTTTCCTGGCCGAAGCCATCCTGGGGGCCATGGGTCGGACGTCGGCTCTGCTGGGGACGGTCGAGTATCACATCGGGCCGGAGGTGTTGCCGGCGCCACATACCACGCCCGAATCCCTGGAGATTCACCGCCTGCTCGACCGGGCGTCCCGCCAGGGCGCCAGCGAGCTGGTGATGGAGGTTTCCTCGCACGCCCTGGCGCAGCAGCGCGTTTTCGGCCTGCCCTTCGACGTAGCCGTCTTCACCAACCTGACCCGCGACCACCTCGACTATCACGGCGATTTCGAAGACTACTTCGAAGCCAAGAAATTCCTGTTTGCCGGCTGCGGTTCCGAGCCGCCGCGCCTCGCCGTGCTGAACGCCGACGACGACTACGGCGTGCGCCTGGTGCCCTTCGCCAAATCGCAGGGATCGCTGGTGGTCACCTACGGCATCGAGCGCGGCGACTTTCAGGCTACGCGCATCAACATGGGACCGCAGGGCACCACGTTCGTTCTGGCCACACCCCGAGGCTCGGCGTCGATTTCGACCCATCTCATCGGCCGCGTCAACGTGTACAACATCCTGGCCGCTGCCGCTGCCGCGGTGGGGCGCGGCTGCTCGCTGGATGCCATCCGTCGCGGTGTAGCCGCGGTGCACCGCGTTCCCGGGCGCTTCGAGTCGGTAGACTGCGGGCAGCCCTTTGCGGTGGTAGTGGACTACGCCCACACCGACGACGCCTTGCGCAATCTCACTGCCGTGGCCCGCGCCTTCGTCAGCCGGGAAGGGCACGCGGGTCGGGTGATCACTCTGTTCGGCTGCGGCGGCGATCGCGACCGCACCAAGCGCCCGCTCATGGGGGACGCCGCGGGGCGGGGCAGTGACTTCGTCCTGCTCACTTCCGACAATCCGCGCAGCGAGGATCCGCTGGCCATCATCAACGACGCCCTGGTTGGCCTGCAGAAGACCGGCACCCGCCACCTGGTGGAACCCGATCGCCGCCGCGCCATCGAGCGTGCCATCGCCGAGGCCCGTACCGGTGACATCGTGCTGATCGCCGGCAAGGGCCACGAGCGCGTGCAGGTGAGCGCGGCCGGCAGCCTTCCCTTTGACGACGTCGAAGTAGCCCGCGAAACCCTGCGGGCCGCCGGATACACCCTGGAGAGCCAGGAAGCGGCTGTCGCCGGAGGCCGTCGTTGA
- the murF gene encoding UDP-N-acetylmuramoyl-tripeptide--D-alanyl-D-alanine ligase, which produces MKLPLQRVAEFVAAAGEFDPGAVAQGYSIDSRTVKPGELFFAVQGERLDGHDFVPQALAAGAVAAVVSQKKMGGFSHRSRLLVVEDTLSSLQSLGAAVRRTWGGPLVAVTGSAGKTTTKEAIARLLSLKLRVMKSEGNLNNHFGLPLQLLRLEPEHQVAVVELGMSHAGEIAALARIARPDIGVVTNVAPVHLGFFTSVAEIARAKYELIESLSAGGVAVLNADDEYVSRFGREFAGRVVTFALHHPADVRAEAVEDLGVRGSRFEIVAGGQRRSATLPLLGRHSIYNALAAVAVALERGIPLDQAASALASLPAGERRGEVLDLAGVTVVNDCYNSNPRALDAMVDTLAGIPARRRIVVAGEMLELGPSAPELHRRCGAHMAQAGIDLLVGVRGNAEHIVEGALAAGVKAHFLATPEEAGEWLAREVATGDAVLLKASRGVRLEKALEVWQARREAAAATG; this is translated from the coding sequence TTGAAGCTCCCCCTCCAGCGCGTGGCGGAGTTCGTGGCCGCCGCAGGCGAATTCGACCCCGGCGCCGTCGCCCAGGGTTACTCCATCGACTCACGCACGGTGAAGCCGGGCGAGCTGTTCTTCGCCGTGCAGGGCGAGCGGCTCGATGGCCACGATTTCGTTCCTCAGGCGCTCGCCGCCGGCGCCGTGGCGGCCGTGGTCAGCCAGAAGAAGATGGGCGGGTTCAGCCACCGCTCCCGCCTTCTGGTGGTGGAAGACACACTGTCCTCCCTGCAATCGCTGGGCGCTGCGGTGCGCCGCACCTGGGGTGGTCCACTCGTGGCCGTTACCGGATCCGCCGGCAAGACCACCACCAAGGAAGCCATCGCCCGGCTCCTCTCCCTCAAGCTTCGGGTGATGAAGTCGGAAGGCAACCTCAACAACCACTTCGGGCTGCCCCTGCAGTTGCTGCGCCTGGAGCCGGAGCATCAGGTAGCCGTGGTGGAGCTGGGCATGTCACACGCCGGCGAGATTGCCGCGCTCGCGCGCATCGCTCGTCCCGACATCGGCGTGGTGACGAACGTGGCCCCTGTGCATCTGGGGTTCTTCACTTCGGTGGCGGAGATTGCGCGCGCCAAGTACGAACTCATCGAGTCCCTGTCGGCCGGTGGCGTGGCCGTGCTCAACGCCGACGACGAGTACGTCTCCCGCTTCGGCCGCGAGTTCGCCGGCCGCGTTGTCACCTTCGCGCTCCACCATCCGGCCGACGTTCGCGCCGAGGCCGTCGAGGACCTCGGCGTCCGCGGCAGCCGCTTTGAGATCGTCGCCGGAGGCCAGCGTCGTTCCGCCACCCTGCCGCTGCTTGGCCGGCATAGCATCTACAACGCCCTGGCCGCCGTGGCTGTGGCGCTGGAGCGCGGCATTCCGCTCGACCAGGCTGCTTCCGCGCTCGCCTCCCTGCCGGCGGGGGAGCGTCGTGGAGAAGTCTTGGACTTGGCCGGCGTCACCGTGGTCAACGATTGCTACAATTCCAACCCGCGTGCCCTCGACGCCATGGTAGACACCCTGGCCGGCATTCCCGCCCGGCGGCGTATTGTCGTGGCCGGTGAGATGCTGGAACTTGGACCTTCGGCTCCCGAGCTGCACCGCCGTTGTGGCGCGCATATGGCTCAGGCCGGCATCGACTTGCTGGTGGGCGTACGCGGCAACGCGGAACACATCGTCGAAGGCGCTCTTGCCGCCGGCGTCAAAGCGCATTTCCTGGCGACTCCCGAAGAAGCCGGAGAGTGGCTGGCCCGCGAGGTCGCTACCGGGGATGCGGTGCTGCTGAAGGCTTCTCGCGGAGTGCGGCTGGAGAAAGCGCTGGAGGTCTGGCAGGCGCGCCGGGAAGCCGCGGCTGCCACGGGTTGA
- the mraY gene encoding phospho-N-acetylmuramoyl-pentapeptide-transferase, with product MLYWLLYQQLFEYFSPFRLFRYLTFRTAFASLTALAIGFIIGPVVIRRLRQFQIGQYIREEGPQAHQKKAGTPTMGGVLITIAVVVPTLLWADLSNKFIWIAVGATLAFAAIGFADDYLKVVHHRNLGLTGRTKLALQILISIVIAVVLVLMRARGEYSTVLLVPFFKNLRPDMAIPPLLAEPHLWPLAFLPFIAFVALVIVGSSNAVNLTDGLDGLAIGCSVIAAGALAVLTYVSGHAVFASYLELQRIPQISELTIFCGAMVGACIGFLWYNAHPAEIFMGDVGSLALGGAIGTVAVLIKQELLLPFIGGIFVIEALSVILQVASYKTRKKRIFKMAPLHHHFELLGWSESKIIVRFWISSLVFALFALTTLKLR from the coding sequence TTGCTCTACTGGCTGCTGTACCAGCAACTGTTCGAGTACTTCTCGCCCTTCCGTCTTTTCCGCTACCTCACCTTCCGCACCGCTTTTGCCAGCCTCACCGCGCTGGCCATCGGCTTCATCATCGGCCCCGTGGTTATCCGCCGCCTGCGCCAGTTCCAGATCGGCCAGTACATCCGCGAGGAAGGCCCGCAGGCGCACCAGAAGAAGGCCGGCACGCCCACCATGGGCGGCGTGCTCATCACCATTGCCGTGGTGGTGCCGACCCTCTTGTGGGCCGACCTGAGCAACAAGTTCATCTGGATCGCCGTCGGCGCCACCCTGGCTTTCGCCGCCATCGGCTTCGCCGACGACTACCTGAAGGTCGTCCATCACCGCAACCTTGGCCTCACAGGCCGCACCAAGCTGGCTCTCCAGATTCTCATCAGCATCGTCATCGCGGTCGTCCTGGTGCTCATGCGCGCCCGGGGCGAGTACTCCACCGTGCTGCTGGTCCCATTCTTCAAGAACCTGCGTCCGGACATGGCCATCCCGCCCCTGCTGGCCGAGCCCCACTTGTGGCCCCTGGCCTTTCTGCCCTTCATCGCCTTCGTTGCGCTGGTCATCGTGGGCTCATCGAATGCGGTCAACCTTACCGACGGGCTCGACGGCTTGGCCATCGGCTGCAGCGTGATTGCGGCCGGGGCTCTGGCCGTCCTGACCTACGTGAGCGGTCACGCCGTTTTTGCCAGCTACTTGGAGCTGCAGCGCATCCCGCAGATCTCCGAGCTCACCATCTTCTGCGGTGCCATGGTCGGCGCCTGCATCGGATTTCTCTGGTACAACGCCCATCCGGCGGAGATCTTCATGGGCGACGTGGGTTCGCTCGCCCTGGGTGGCGCCATCGGCACCGTGGCCGTCCTCATCAAGCAGGAGCTGCTGCTGCCCTTCATCGGCGGCATCTTCGTGATTGAGGCGCTCTCCGTCATCCTGCAGGTCGCCTCCTACAAGACGCGCAAGAAGCGCATCTTCAAGATGGCGCCCCTGCATCATCATTTCGAGCTGCTGGGCTGGTCGGAGTCCAAGATCATCGTGCGCTTCTGGATCTCCTCGCTGGTGTTTGCACTCTTTGCTCTGACCACGCTGAAGCTGCGCTGA
- the murD gene encoding UDP-N-acetylmuramoyl-L-alanine--D-glutamate ligase, whose translation MEVKNQRILVVGLGKSGVASALFLKARGARVTVSDAKTEEELRQEIPSLLDAGIAVEAGGHGERTFRDQDLIVVSPGVPVDVPQLEQARALGVPVIGEIELASRFLSGHIVAITGSNGKTTTTALSGEVISWGGYETLVGGNIGTPAISLVADSTSDTYVVLEVSSFQLETIQSFHPFIAVVLNVSPDHLDRHRSFENYVAAKARIFENQNESDFAVLNFDDPTCRDLAKKTRAHVRWFSRKGEVESGAWAADGKIWWRDDDNDRQELMPVSSIPLKGAHNLENVLAAACCGRIVGAEPRRVASAVSEFKAVEHRLEYVATLNGVEFYNDSKATNVDATIKALESFSGGIHIILGGKDKGSDYSVLAPLLKARVRRVYTIGAAAEKIEQQIAGAAEVLRAETLENAVRRAAEAASPGEVVLLAPACASFDQFQNYEHRGRVFKEAVAALEARAKGPSAAAIPGEGGAQAHG comes from the coding sequence ATGGAAGTTAAGAACCAACGCATCCTCGTCGTCGGCCTGGGCAAGTCCGGCGTAGCCTCGGCCTTGTTCCTCAAGGCCCGCGGGGCACGCGTCACCGTCAGCGACGCCAAGACCGAAGAGGAACTGCGCCAGGAAATCCCTTCGCTGCTTGATGCCGGCATCGCCGTCGAGGCCGGTGGCCACGGCGAGCGCACCTTCCGCGACCAGGACCTCATCGTCGTCAGTCCCGGCGTGCCCGTGGATGTGCCGCAGCTCGAGCAGGCCCGCGCCCTGGGCGTCCCGGTGATTGGCGAGATCGAGTTGGCCTCGCGCTTCCTCAGTGGCCACATCGTGGCCATCACCGGTTCGAACGGCAAGACCACCACCACGGCGCTCAGCGGGGAAGTCATTTCCTGGGGCGGCTACGAAACCCTGGTGGGCGGCAACATCGGCACCCCGGCCATCTCCCTGGTCGCGGACTCCACTTCCGACACCTACGTGGTCCTTGAGGTGTCCAGTTTCCAACTGGAGACCATTCAGAGCTTCCATCCCTTCATTGCCGTGGTCTTAAATGTTTCACCGGACCACCTCGACCGCCACCGCAGCTTCGAGAACTACGTCGCCGCCAAGGCCCGCATCTTCGAGAACCAGAACGAAAGCGACTTCGCTGTGCTCAACTTCGACGACCCCACCTGCCGCGATTTAGCGAAGAAGACCCGCGCTCATGTGCGCTGGTTCAGCCGCAAGGGCGAGGTGGAAAGCGGCGCCTGGGCCGCCGACGGAAAGATCTGGTGGCGCGACGACGACAACGACCGCCAGGAGCTCATGCCGGTCTCCAGCATCCCGCTCAAGGGCGCGCACAATCTGGAGAACGTGCTGGCGGCTGCCTGCTGCGGGCGCATCGTGGGTGCCGAGCCGCGGCGTGTGGCCAGTGCCGTCTCCGAATTCAAGGCCGTCGAGCACCGCCTGGAGTACGTGGCCACGCTCAACGGCGTCGAGTTCTACAACGACTCCAAGGCCACCAACGTGGATGCCACCATCAAGGCGCTAGAGTCCTTTTCCGGCGGCATCCACATCATCCTCGGCGGCAAGGACAAGGGCAGCGACTACTCGGTGCTCGCTCCGCTACTGAAGGCGCGGGTGCGCCGCGTGTACACCATCGGCGCCGCCGCGGAGAAGATCGAGCAGCAGATTGCGGGTGCGGCCGAGGTCCTGCGCGCCGAGACCCTGGAGAACGCCGTGCGGCGTGCTGCCGAAGCTGCTTCACCCGGCGAGGTCGTGCTGCTGGCTCCGGCCTGCGCCAGCTTCGACCAGTTCCAGAACTACGAACACCGCGGACGGGTCTTCAAGGAAGCGGTGGCCGCGCTCGAGGCGCGCGCCAAAGGTCCCTCGGCCGCTGCCATCCCGGGTGAGGGAGGAGCCCAGGCGCATGGCTAA
- the ftsW gene encoding putative lipid II flippase FtsW: MAKRVSVDKTLFTATLLLVFFGLVMVFSASAVMAAERFGSPYHFLFRQMAWATAGLAAMVALMNLDYRRLRHPAVVFSLLGVTTLLLVAVFFLDRTANTHRWIRLGAFSFQPSELAKPALILFLAWFLETRLRSMDDWRNTLLPAAVPILLFAGLIVKQPDLGTAIVVVLIAAVILFLAGLRLRYFAIAAAASLVPLYFLVFRVKWRYERILAFLDPYSDPLGRGFHVIQSLLAVGTGGVFGTGLMEGKQKLFYLPEPHTDFIFAVAAEETGLVGALILVALFTVFLYRGMRCANAAGEPFARLLAAGITAMVAVQAFLNMSVVLGLMPTKGIPLPLVSYGGSSLFVTLASIGVLLNITQHTD; this comes from the coding sequence ATGGCTAAACGCGTCAGCGTCGACAAGACGCTGTTTACCGCGACCCTGCTCCTGGTCTTCTTTGGCCTCGTCATGGTGTTCAGCGCCTCCGCCGTCATGGCCGCGGAGCGTTTCGGTTCTCCCTACCACTTTCTTTTCCGCCAGATGGCCTGGGCCACGGCGGGTCTGGCCGCCATGGTGGCGCTGATGAACCTGGACTACCGCCGCCTGCGCCATCCTGCGGTGGTGTTCTCTTTGCTCGGTGTCACCACGCTGCTGCTGGTCGCCGTGTTCTTCCTGGACCGCACCGCCAACACCCATCGCTGGATCCGTCTGGGGGCGTTTTCCTTCCAGCCCTCCGAGCTGGCCAAACCCGCCCTCATCCTGTTCCTGGCCTGGTTCCTGGAGACCCGCTTGCGTTCCATGGACGACTGGCGCAATACCTTGCTTCCCGCAGCCGTTCCCATCCTGCTGTTCGCCGGGCTGATCGTGAAGCAGCCCGACCTAGGCACCGCCATCGTGGTGGTCCTCATTGCGGCCGTCATCCTGTTCCTGGCCGGGTTGCGCCTGCGCTATTTCGCCATCGCCGCCGCGGCCTCGCTGGTTCCGCTCTACTTCCTGGTGTTCCGCGTCAAGTGGCGCTACGAGCGCATCCTGGCGTTTCTCGATCCCTATTCGGACCCGCTGGGCCGTGGGTTCCACGTCATCCAGTCCCTGCTCGCCGTGGGCACCGGCGGAGTGTTCGGCACCGGCCTGATGGAAGGGAAGCAGAAGCTCTTCTACCTGCCCGAGCCGCACACCGACTTCATCTTCGCCGTGGCTGCCGAGGAGACCGGCCTGGTCGGCGCGCTCATTCTGGTCGCCCTCTTCACCGTGTTTCTCTATCGCGGCATGCGCTGCGCGAACGCTGCCGGTGAACCCTTCGCTCGCTTGCTCGCCGCCGGCATCACCGCCATGGTCGCCGTGCAGGCCTTCCTCAATATGAGCGTGGTGTTGGGCCTCATGCCCACCAAGGGTATCCCCCTGCCCCTGGTTTCCTACGGCGGCTCCTCGCTGTTCGTCACCCTGGCCTCCATCGGCGTGCTGCTGAACATCACGCAGCACACAGACTGA
- the murG gene encoding undecaprenyldiphospho-muramoylpentapeptide beta-N-acetylglucosaminyltransferase, with amino-acid sequence MRVVIAGGGTGGHVIPALAIARVLKEEHGAELLFIGTARGIENRLVPAAGFQLELTEVGALKNVSLATRFSTLSALPRAVLRSRRLLRDFQAEVVLGVGGYASGPAMLAAVLAGIPRVAFESNAVPGFANRAIARWLTTAAVQFPETVGSFPNAQVTGTPVRPEFFNVPPRQGNAPPTLLIFGGSQGAASLNRAMMGAAASLQKSVPGLRIVHQTGERDFEAVMSAYERAGVNSTVSRFIERMSEAFASADLLLCRAGASTVAEVSAAGRPAIFVPFPRAADDHQRRNAEAFTQAGAAVLLPESELTPQRLVETVRDLLADRARLRDMSESARHLAHPDAARAIAALVAKAATRE; translated from the coding sequence ATGCGTGTCGTCATCGCCGGCGGCGGCACCGGAGGCCACGTCATCCCCGCCCTGGCCATCGCCCGCGTCCTCAAGGAAGAGCACGGCGCAGAGCTCTTGTTCATCGGCACCGCTCGCGGCATCGAGAACCGCCTGGTTCCCGCAGCCGGTTTTCAACTGGAACTGACCGAGGTCGGTGCGCTCAAGAACGTCAGCCTGGCGACCCGTTTTTCTACCCTCAGCGCGCTTCCGCGAGCCGTGCTGCGCTCCCGCCGCCTGCTTCGCGATTTTCAGGCTGAGGTCGTGCTGGGCGTCGGCGGATACGCCTCCGGCCCCGCCATGTTGGCCGCTGTCCTGGCGGGAATTCCCCGAGTGGCTTTCGAATCCAACGCTGTGCCCGGCTTCGCCAACCGCGCGATTGCGCGATGGCTTACGACTGCGGCTGTGCAATTTCCGGAAACGGTTGGCAGTTTCCCCAATGCGCAGGTCACGGGCACGCCCGTGCGCCCGGAGTTTTTCAACGTTCCTCCGCGCCAGGGCAACGCCCCGCCCACGCTCCTCATCTTCGGCGGCAGTCAGGGCGCGGCGTCCCTCAACCGCGCGATGATGGGAGCGGCAGCCTCACTGCAGAAGAGCGTTCCCGGCCTCCGTATCGTGCATCAGACCGGGGAGCGTGACTTCGAAGCCGTGATGTCCGCCTACGAGCGCGCCGGGGTCAACTCTACCGTCTCCCGGTTCATCGAGCGCATGTCGGAGGCCTTCGCCTCCGCCGACCTTCTGCTTTGCCGCGCCGGAGCTTCGACCGTAGCCGAAGTCTCCGCCGCTGGACGCCCTGCCATCTTCGTGCCTTTTCCACGCGCCGCCGACGACCATCAGCGCCGCAACGCCGAGGCCTTCACCCAGGCCGGTGCCGCCGTTCTGCTGCCCGAATCAGAACTGACGCCCCAGCGCCTGGTGGAGACGGTACGCGACCTGCTCGCCGACCGCGCCCGCTTGCGGGATATGTCCGAATCCGCGCGCCACCTCGCCCATCCTGACGCCGCCCGGGCCATTGCGGCGCTGGTTGCCAAGGCCGCCACGCGCGAGTGA
- a CDS encoding c-type cytochrome — protein MKTAFRTQRRVLMVWLAMVGSLVFNTANCSAQGFRWPEEPKNLKVLPKGTKGAQLGEVMRGFAFALDVRCQHCHVGEGSDLTKFDFPSDEKITKQKARLMIQMVQDINQTYLTQLTKLESAPQERVEVTCMTCHRTASKPEMLGDILARTIEKEGVDAAITQYRELRKSNYGGFAYDFSTGMLTALGERLASGGKVDAALRILDLEKEVNGESASIYFTRGRIEVHAGLRDQAIHSFERGLELAPEDWKPFFRQQLEKLRKE, from the coding sequence ATGAAAACGGCATTCCGGACCCAACGTCGAGTCCTGATGGTTTGGCTGGCCATGGTGGGGTCCCTGGTGTTCAACACGGCGAACTGCTCGGCCCAAGGCTTCCGCTGGCCCGAGGAACCCAAGAATCTGAAGGTGCTGCCCAAAGGCACCAAAGGGGCGCAACTGGGCGAGGTGATGCGTGGGTTCGCTTTCGCCCTCGACGTGCGTTGCCAGCACTGCCATGTGGGTGAAGGATCGGACCTCACCAAGTTCGACTTCCCTTCCGATGAGAAGATCACCAAGCAAAAAGCGCGCCTGATGATCCAGATGGTCCAGGACATCAACCAGACCTATCTGACGCAACTCACAAAGCTGGAGTCAGCGCCGCAGGAACGAGTGGAAGTGACGTGCATGACGTGCCACCGCACGGCTTCCAAACCGGAAATGCTGGGAGACATCCTGGCCAGGACCATCGAGAAGGAAGGCGTTGACGCAGCCATTACCCAGTATCGAGAGCTGCGAAAGAGCAACTACGGCGGTTTTGCCTATGACTTCAGCACGGGGATGCTGACTGCCCTGGGCGAACGCCTGGCTTCCGGTGGGAAGGTGGATGCCGCGCTGCGAATCCTGGACCTGGAGAAGGAAGTGAACGGCGAATCGGCTTCGATCTACTTCACGCGCGGACGAATCGAGGTGCACGCCGGACTGCGTGATCAAGCCATCCACAGTTTCGAGCGAGGCCTGGAGCTGGCGCCAGAAGACTGGAAGCCGTTCTTCCGCCAGCAGCTTGAAAAACTGCGAAAAGAATAA